Proteins encoded by one window of Blautia faecicola:
- the fabF gene encoding beta-ketoacyl-ACP synthase II, with protein sequence MRRVVVTGMGAVTPIGIGVEAFWENVKKKTLGFGEITRFDTTDYKVHIAAEVKDFAGKNYMDFKAAKRMELFCQYAVAAAKEAFEQAGLDMEKEDPFRVGCSIGSGIGSLQAAETACHKIAEKGPSRVNPLLVPLMISNMAAGNVSIQLGLKGKSLNVVTACATGTHSIGEAYRSIQCGDADVMLAGGTEASICPVGVAGFTALTALSTVDDPEKCSLPFDKNRSGFVMGEGSGVVVLEELEHARQRGAKILAEVVGYGATSDAYHITSPAEDGSGAAKAMELALEEAGVKKEELMYINAHGTATHHNDLFETRAIKKLFGEHAYEMKVNSTKSMVGHLLGAAGAVEFITCVKEIEDGFIHATAGYTTPDEEMDLNYVAGDGVEENLEYALSNSLGFGGHNASILVKKWDI encoded by the coding sequence ATGAGACGAGTAGTTGTGACCGGAATGGGTGCTGTGACACCGATTGGGATTGGTGTGGAGGCATTCTGGGAGAATGTGAAGAAAAAGACACTGGGATTTGGTGAGATTACCCGGTTTGATACGACAGATTATAAAGTACACATTGCTGCGGAAGTGAAAGATTTTGCAGGGAAAAACTATATGGACTTTAAGGCAGCAAAGAGAATGGAGTTGTTCTGCCAGTATGCGGTGGCTGCAGCAAAAGAGGCGTTTGAACAGGCGGGACTGGATATGGAAAAAGAAGATCCGTTTCGCGTGGGATGTTCCATCGGATCGGGAATCGGAAGTCTGCAGGCAGCAGAAACAGCATGTCATAAAATTGCGGAGAAAGGACCCTCCAGAGTAAACCCACTTCTGGTTCCACTGATGATCTCCAACATGGCAGCAGGGAATGTTTCGATTCAACTGGGGCTGAAAGGAAAAAGTCTGAATGTGGTAACCGCGTGTGCAACGGGAACCCATTCCATCGGAGAGGCATATCGCAGTATCCAATGTGGAGATGCGGATGTGATGCTGGCAGGCGGTACGGAAGCAAGTATCTGCCCGGTTGGTGTGGCAGGTTTTACCGCACTGACAGCACTTTCTACGGTAGATGATCCGGAGAAGTGTTCGCTGCCATTTGACAAAAACAGAAGCGGATTTGTCATGGGAGAAGGTTCCGGCGTGGTTGTTCTGGAAGAACTGGAGCATGCGAGACAGAGAGGTGCGAAGATTCTCGCAGAAGTTGTGGGATACGGTGCAACCAGTGATGCGTATCATATTACCTCTCCGGCAGAGGACGGTTCCGGGGCTGCGAAAGCGATGGAACTGGCGCTGGAAGAAGCAGGAGTAAAAAAAGAGGAGCTGATGTATATCAATGCACATGGAACTGCGACGCATCACAACGATCTGTTCGAGACGAGAGCAATCAAAAAGCTGTTCGGAGAGCATGCGTATGAGATGAAGGTAAATTCTACAAAGTCTATGGTAGGACATTTGCTGGGCGCTGCCGGGGCTGTGGAATTTATTACCTGTGTGAAAGAAATCGAGGATGGATTTATTCATGCAACGGCGGGGTACACGACACCGGACGAGGAAATGGACTTGAATTATGTGGCAGGTGACGGTGTAGAAGAAAATCTGGAGTATGCACTTTCGAATTCACTGGGATTTGGTGGACATAATGCGAGTATTCTTGTGAAAAAATGGGACATATAA
- the accB gene encoding acetyl-CoA carboxylase biotin carboxyl carrier protein: protein MEFENLLTLIKTVSGSELTSFTMKDGDLKISMGKEKQVVVEQTGMQVMPAVAGNSDTVSAGSGSFNGKQEQQEECQPEGKTVKAPLVGTFYAASAPDAEAFVSVGDTVKKGQTLGIIEAMKLMNEIESEYDGVVKEILIENGQMAEYGQPLFVIG from the coding sequence ATGGAATTTGAAAATCTTCTGACATTGATTAAAACAGTTTCCGGGTCGGAGTTGACTTCTTTTACCATGAAAGACGGCGATCTGAAGATCTCTATGGGAAAGGAAAAACAGGTGGTCGTGGAGCAGACCGGGATGCAGGTGATGCCTGCAGTGGCAGGAAACTCAGATACAGTATCGGCCGGTTCTGGCAGTTTTAATGGGAAGCAGGAGCAGCAGGAGGAGTGCCAGCCGGAAGGAAAGACAGTAAAGGCTCCTCTGGTGGGAACCTTTTATGCGGCTTCGGCACCGGATGCGGAAGCATTTGTCAGCGTGGGTGATACAGTGAAAAAGGGACAGACTCTGGGAATCATCGAGGCGATGAAGCTGATGAATGAGATTGAGAGTGAGTACGACGGAGTGGTAAAAGAGATTCTGATTGAGAACGGACAGATGGCAGAGTATGGACAGCCTTTATTTGTTATCGGGTAA
- the fabZ gene encoding 3-hydroxyacyl-ACP dehydratase FabZ, producing the protein MSVLTTKEIMDIIPHRHPFLLVDTIEELVPGVRAAGKKCVTYDEYYFRGHFPQEPVMPGVLIIEALAQVGAVCILSCEKFKGKTAYFGGINNCRFKKKVVPGDVLMLETELIKQKGPVAIARATATVDGKVAATAELTVAIG; encoded by the coding sequence ATGTCAGTGTTAACAACAAAAGAAATCATGGATATTATCCCACACCGGCATCCGTTTCTTCTGGTGGATACCATAGAAGAACTGGTACCGGGGGTACGGGCAGCAGGAAAAAAATGTGTGACATATGATGAGTATTATTTCCGTGGACACTTTCCACAGGAGCCGGTGATGCCGGGAGTGCTGATCATCGAGGCACTGGCGCAGGTGGGTGCGGTATGTATCTTAAGCTGTGAAAAGTTCAAAGGAAAGACTGCTTATTTTGGTGGGATTAACAACTGTCGATTTAAGAAAAAGGTGGTTCCGGGGGATGTTTTGATGCTGGAGACGGAACTGATCAAACAGAAGGGACCGGTTGCGATTGCAAGAGCAACAGCTACGGTAGATGGAAAAGTGGCAGCAACGGCAGAACTTACAGTAGCCATTGGATAG
- a CDS encoding acetyl-CoA carboxylase biotin carboxylase subunit encodes MFRKILIANRGEIAVRIIRACREMGIATVAVYSEADREALHTQLADEAVCIGPAAATDSYLNMEQILSACIATKADAIHPGFGFLSENSRFVEMCEKCNITFIGPTAEMMDKMGNKSQARLTMIEAGVPVVPGTKEPVYDAKRGAAMAEDIGYPVMIKASFGGGGKGMRIAFGPDDFEENFQVAQLESVRGFGDNTMYIEKYVQEPRHIEFQIMADKFGNVVQFGERDCSIQRNHQKMIEESPSVALTPELRRRMGDAAVRAAKAVHYESAGTIEFLLDKDKNFYFMEMNTRIQVEHPVTEMVSGVDLMKEMIRVAAGEPLSVKQEDIHLQGHAMECRINAEDPAHHFRPCPGVIEAIHLPGGNGVRIDTAAYNGYEIPPFYDSMIAKVIVHGRTRQEAIDKMRSTLGELIIDGVTTNVDFQYEILDNEDFQAGEITTDFIPMHFNL; translated from the coding sequence ATGTTTCGGAAAATATTGATTGCAAACAGAGGAGAGATCGCGGTGCGGATCATCCGTGCCTGCAGAGAGATGGGAATCGCTACGGTAGCAGTTTATTCGGAGGCAGACCGGGAAGCACTGCATACCCAGCTGGCAGATGAGGCTGTTTGTATCGGACCGGCAGCGGCGACAGACAGTTATCTGAATATGGAGCAGATTCTGAGTGCATGTATCGCAACAAAAGCGGATGCGATACATCCTGGATTTGGTTTTTTGTCAGAGAACAGCCGGTTTGTGGAAATGTGTGAAAAATGTAATATTACGTTCATCGGACCGACTGCGGAGATGATGGACAAGATGGGAAATAAATCGCAGGCAAGGTTGACAATGATAGAAGCCGGTGTTCCGGTGGTTCCGGGAACAAAAGAACCGGTCTATGACGCAAAACGGGGAGCAGCTATGGCAGAAGACATAGGATACCCGGTGATGATCAAGGCATCTTTCGGAGGCGGTGGAAAAGGGATGCGGATTGCCTTCGGACCGGACGACTTTGAGGAGAACTTTCAGGTAGCCCAGTTAGAGTCAGTACGTGGATTCGGAGATAACACCATGTATATCGAAAAATATGTACAGGAACCGAGACATATAGAGTTTCAGATCATGGCAGATAAGTTTGGAAATGTTGTGCAGTTCGGAGAACGGGACTGTTCGATCCAGAGAAATCATCAGAAGATGATCGAAGAATCTCCCAGTGTGGCACTGACACCGGAACTTCGCAGACGGATGGGTGATGCGGCAGTGCGTGCAGCAAAGGCTGTACATTACGAAAGTGCCGGTACCATTGAATTTTTACTGGATAAGGATAAAAATTTTTATTTTATGGAAATGAATACACGGATCCAGGTGGAACATCCGGTGACAGAAATGGTTTCCGGCGTGGATCTGATGAAAGAGATGATCCGGGTGGCAGCAGGGGAACCACTCTCAGTAAAACAGGAAGATATTCACCTGCAGGGACATGCGATGGAATGCAGAATCAATGCAGAGGATCCTGCTCATCATTTTCGGCCGTGTCCGGGAGTCATCGAAGCAATCCATCTGCCTGGTGGAAATGGTGTACGGATCGATACGGCAGCCTATAACGGGTATGAGATTCCGCCATTTTATGATTCTATGATAGCGAAAGTAATTGTGCATGGAAGAACCAGACAGGAGGCCATCGATAAGATGCGCAGTACGCTGGGAGAACTGATCATAGATGGTGTGACAACCAACGTGGATTTTCAGTATGAGATATTAGATAATGAGGATTTTCAGGCGGGAGAGATCACAACGGATTTTATCCCGATGCATTTTAATCTGTAG
- a CDS encoding acetyl-CoA carboxylase carboxyltransferase subunit alpha translates to MAKLKHMFKKTAVLFRDREDRNQEKKEPSAPEGLWLKCPKCGEVVYRDDVKAHGYVCPKCEGYFRIGTRTRIRMVADTGTFQEWFTDLETENPLEYPGYEEKIANLHEKTKLHEAVTVGKCMVNGLETVLGVCDARFLMGSMGYVVGEKITRAFERATEEKLPVVLFTSSGGARMQEGIVSLMQMAKTSAAIRKHSEAGLFYLPVLTDPTTGGVTASFAMLGDVILAEPGALIGFAGPRVIAQTIGQKLPEGFQRAEFLVEKGIIDGVVERQELKETVWKLLKIHQDSMQYIHYGKTQNVENFPEIRSSRGKAGTDGKSELTAWERVEISRSKERPTTLSYVQQIFDEFLELHGDRAFRDDGAVIGGIAMFSGQPVTVIGQQKGKNVKENIYRNFGMASPEGYRKALRLMKQAEKFGRPVVTFVDTPGAACGIEAEERGQGEAIARNLLEMSGIRTPMVSILIGEGGSGGALGLAVTDEVWMMENATYSILSPEGFASILWKDGKRAKEASEVMKITAKDLKNLRIIERVIREPEPANEENLPEIAEEIREDLDGFLRKSSQKTREEIVEERYERFRRM, encoded by the coding sequence ATGGCGAAATTAAAACATATGTTTAAAAAGACGGCAGTTCTGTTCCGGGACAGAGAAGACAGGAATCAGGAAAAAAAAGAGCCATCGGCACCGGAAGGATTGTGGCTTAAGTGTCCGAAATGCGGAGAAGTAGTATACCGGGATGATGTAAAAGCACATGGATATGTATGCCCGAAGTGCGAGGGATATTTCCGGATCGGAACCAGAACCAGGATCCGCATGGTTGCAGACACAGGAACATTTCAGGAGTGGTTTACCGATCTGGAAACGGAAAATCCGCTGGAATATCCGGGATATGAAGAAAAGATTGCAAATCTGCATGAGAAGACAAAACTTCATGAAGCAGTTACTGTGGGAAAATGCATGGTGAATGGTCTGGAGACAGTACTTGGTGTCTGCGATGCCCGTTTCCTGATGGGAAGCATGGGGTATGTCGTAGGTGAAAAAATTACGAGAGCTTTTGAACGGGCGACGGAAGAAAAACTGCCGGTGGTACTGTTTACCAGTTCCGGTGGAGCCAGGATGCAGGAGGGAATCGTATCTCTGATGCAGATGGCAAAAACCTCTGCGGCGATCCGGAAACACAGTGAAGCAGGTCTTTTTTATCTTCCTGTACTGACCGATCCGACTACCGGCGGGGTGACGGCAAGTTTTGCGATGCTTGGAGATGTGATCCTGGCAGAACCGGGGGCACTGATCGGATTTGCAGGACCGAGAGTGATCGCGCAGACCATCGGACAGAAACTGCCGGAGGGATTTCAGAGGGCAGAATTCCTGGTGGAAAAGGGAATCATCGATGGTGTGGTGGAAAGGCAGGAATTGAAGGAGACTGTGTGGAAACTTTTGAAGATTCATCAGGATTCCATGCAATATATCCACTATGGGAAGACACAAAATGTGGAAAACTTCCCGGAAATCAGGAGCAGTCGTGGAAAAGCAGGGACAGACGGAAAAAGTGAGCTGACGGCGTGGGAGCGTGTGGAAATTTCGAGAAGTAAGGAGCGTCCAACGACGCTTTCGTATGTGCAGCAGATCTTTGATGAATTCCTGGAACTTCACGGTGACCGGGCGTTTCGGGATGACGGAGCGGTGATCGGTGGAATCGCGATGTTTAGTGGTCAGCCGGTGACGGTGATCGGGCAGCAGAAGGGAAAGAATGTGAAGGAAAATATTTACCGCAACTTCGGTATGGCTTCCCCGGAAGGTTACCGGAAGGCGCTTCGTCTGATGAAACAGGCGGAAAAATTCGGACGGCCGGTGGTTACGTTTGTGGATACGCCGGGAGCCGCCTGTGGGATCGAGGCAGAAGAACGCGGACAGGGCGAGGCAATTGCCAGAAATCTGCTGGAAATGTCAGGGATCCGGACGCCGATGGTCAGTATTCTGATCGGAGAAGGCGGCAGCGGCGGCGCACTGGGACTGGCAGTGACGGATGAAGTCTGGATGATGGAAAATGCAACGTATTCCATCCTGTCGCCGGAGGGATTTGCCTCGATTCTGTGGAAAGACGGGAAACGGGCAAAAGAGGCTTCGGAAGTGATGAAGATCACGGCGAAAGATCTGAAAAATCTGCGGATCATCGAAAGAGTGATCCGGGAGCCGGAACCGGCGAATGAGGAGAATCTACCGGAGATTGCAGAAGAGATCCGGGAAGATCTGGATGGATTTTTGCGAAAA